The Acetivibrio saccincola genome window below encodes:
- a CDS encoding DUF3048 domain-containing protein has protein sequence MRELSFIKKKILISFLLLLLFLFACKSAEEPDLEVTNDETPTPLVVEENLEEEIIEEEPKEEEDLALKYFKIPSKGTRPYAVMIDNAGPRVLPQGGLHLAQVVYEIIVEGGETRFMPVFWDQEPSMIGPVRSSRHYFLDYTMEHDAIYVHIGWSPMAQRDISKFGINNINGVWGVFWDITDDPYNWQDSYTSMEKIKNYVEKVGFRTTTDKEHVFSYSDEPVLLENGKKAEKINLKYSWVMSAGYEYDEKKGVYFRFRKDEPHMERVTEEQLFAKNIIIQLVRNYPIQGDDAGRQEVDTVGSGSGYYITNGKYIEITWSKPGRTEKTQYFDKEGNRILLNPGQTWVQVFPTNGSLEIE, from the coding sequence GTGAGGGAATTATCATTTATAAAAAAGAAAATTTTAATTTCTTTTTTGCTTTTATTATTATTTTTATTTGCTTGCAAAAGCGCCGAAGAGCCGGATTTAGAAGTTACAAATGATGAAACACCAACCCCTTTAGTTGTAGAAGAAAATTTAGAAGAAGAAATTATAGAGGAAGAGCCGAAAGAAGAGGAGGATTTAGCACTTAAATATTTCAAAATTCCTTCTAAAGGGACAAGACCATATGCAGTTATGATAGACAATGCAGGTCCTAGGGTTTTGCCCCAGGGCGGACTCCATTTAGCCCAGGTTGTCTATGAAATAATAGTTGAAGGCGGGGAAACCAGGTTTATGCCTGTTTTTTGGGATCAGGAGCCTTCTATGATCGGACCTGTCAGAAGTTCCAGGCATTATTTTTTAGACTATACCATGGAACATGATGCTATTTATGTCCACATTGGCTGGAGTCCTATGGCTCAAAGAGATATTTCTAAATTTGGCATTAACAATATAAACGGAGTATGGGGGGTCTTTTGGGACATAACAGATGACCCGTACAATTGGCAGGACAGCTACACATCCATGGAAAAGATCAAAAACTATGTAGAAAAAGTGGGATTTAGGACTACCACAGACAAAGAGCATGTGTTTTCATACTCTGATGAACCTGTTTTATTGGAAAATGGTAAAAAGGCAGAGAAAATCAATTTAAAATATTCTTGGGTAATGTCAGCCGGTTATGAATATGATGAGAAAAAGGGAGTTTATTTCAGATTCAGGAAAGATGAACCGCATATGGAAAGGGTAACGGAAGAACAGCTTTTTGCTAAAAACATTATTATCCAGCTGGTTAGAAATTACCCCATACAAGGTGACGATGCCGGAAGGCAGGAAGTGGATACCGTTGGCAGCGGGAGCGGTTACTATATAACAAATGGAAAATACATTGAAATAACATGGTCAAAACCAGGCAGGACGGAAAAAACCCAGTATTTTGACAAAGAGGGAAACAGGATTTTACTTAATCCGGGGCAGACATGGGTGCAGGTTTTTCCCACCAATGGAAGCCTGGAAATAGAATAA
- a CDS encoding DUF1292 domain-containing protein: protein MTEERDDLVVLVDENGEEVEFECLDTFEFNGSEYVVLLPYGEEDDGTGVAEVVILKIDHGKDGDDSLLTIDDDDELDAVFEHFKVRMEEEFEILDN, encoded by the coding sequence ATGACAGAAGAAAGAGATGATTTGGTGGTTTTGGTAGATGAAAATGGAGAAGAAGTGGAATTTGAATGTTTAGACACCTTTGAGTTTAATGGAAGCGAATATGTTGTTCTTTTACCTTATGGAGAAGAAGATGATGGAACCGGTGTGGCGGAAGTTGTAATATTAAAAATTGACCATGGTAAAGACGGAGATGACAGTCTTTTGACAATTGACGATGATGATGAATTAGATGCTGTTTTTGAACACTTTAAAGTCAGAATGGAGGAAGAATTTGAAATTTTGGATAATTAA